From Clarias gariepinus isolate MV-2021 ecotype Netherlands chromosome 2, CGAR_prim_01v2, whole genome shotgun sequence, one genomic window encodes:
- the api5 gene encoding apoptosis inhibitor 5, with the protein MAATVEELYRNYGILADAKEDLSQHKDAYQVILDGVKGGPKEKRLAAQFIPKFFSSFPDLADAAINAQLDLCEDEDVSIRRQAIKELPRFAAGENLPRVADILTQLLQTDDAAEFNQVTTALISIFKIDARGTLGGLFSQILQGEDVVRERAIKFLSAKLKTMPEETLTKEVEDYILTETKKVLEDVTGEEFVLLMRVLSGMKSLQTVSGRQQLVELVVEQAFLEQALNPADADGVDRLLQCTRQALPLFSKNVHSTRFVTYFCEHVLPNLSMLTSPVAELDIQLEVLKLLAEMSPFCGDMDKLESNLMMLFEKLLEFMPLPPEEENGENAGNDEPKLQFSYVECLLYSFHQLGKKLPDFLIDKVNAEKLKDFKIRLQYFARGLQVYIRQLRVALQGKTGDALKTEENKIKVVALKITSNINVLIKDLFHNPPSYKSTVTLSWKPVQKTEAAAVVGQKRSSGEGVPTGDIGKKVSPLPRRDARQIYNPPSGKYSASIGNFAYEQRGGFRGGRGRGFGRGNRSRGRIY; encoded by the exons ATGGCGGCCACAGTGGAGGAGCTGTACCGTAATTACGGCATCCTTGCCGACGCCAAGGAAGATCTCAGCCAG CACAAAGATGCATACCAAGTTATTCTGGATGGTGTAAAAGGAGGGCCAAAGGAGAAGCGGCTTGCTGCacagttcattccaaaattctTCAGCAGTTTTCCAGACCTGGCAGATGCAGCAATTAATGCACAGTTGGATTTGTGTGAAGATGAAGATGTATCG ATTCGCAGACAGGCGATCAAAGAACTTCCACGCTTTGCAGCTGGAGAGAATCTACCCAGAGTAGCAGACATTCTCACACAACTACTTCAAACAG ATGATGCAGCAGAATTTAATCAAGTAACCACTGCACTTATTTCCATATTCAAAATCGATGCTAGAG GGACACTTGGAGGTCTTTTTAGCCAAATTCTACAGGGAGAGGATGTTGTACGAGAGAGAGCAATTAAGTTCCTCTCTGCCAAATTGAAGACGATGCCGGAAGAAACCTTGACCAAGGAAGTAGAGGACTACATTCtcacagaaacaaaaaag GTTTTGGAGGATGTGACTGGAGAGGAGTTTGTTCTTCTAATGCGAGTACTGTCTGGCATGAAGAGCCTGCAGACGGTGAGCGGTAGGCAGCAACTGGTGGAGCTGGTGGTGGAACAGGCCTTCCTGGAGCAGGCCCTCAACCCTGCTGACGCTGATGGCGTGGACCGACTGCTGCAGTGTACACGCCAAGCATTGCCACTGTTCTCA AAAAATGTGCATTCCACACGGTTTGTGACATATTTCTGCGAACATGTTCTGCCTAACCTCAGCATGCTCACCAGCCCTGTAGCAGAACTTGACATCCAGCTTGAA GTACTGAAACTGCTGGCTGAGATGAGTCCGTTCTGTGGTGACATGGACAAACTCGAATCCAACCTCATGATGCTATTTGAGAAACTTTTG GAATTCATGCCCTTGCCCCCTGAAGAAGAGAATGGAGAAAATGCTGGGAATGATGAACCCAAGCTCCAGTTCAGCTATGTGGAGTGCCTCCTCTACAGTTTTCATCAGCTTGGCAAAAAATTACCAGACTTCCTTATTGACAAGGTTAATGCTGAgaaattaaaagattttaagatAAG GCTGCAATACTTTGCACGAGGGCTGCAAGTATATATTCGCCAGCTCCGTGTGGCCTTGCAAGGCAAAACGGGTGATGCTCTAAAGACTGAGGAG AATAAAATCAAAGTGGTGGCTTTAAAAATTACCAGCAACATCAATGTTCTCATCAAG GATCTTTTCCACAACCCTCCATCGTATAagagcactgtcactttgtccTGGAAACCAGTGCAAAAAACTGAGGCAGCGGCCGTTGTAGG GCAAAAACGATCTTCTGGTGAGGGTGTGCCTACAGGAGACATTGGAAAGAAAGTTTCCCCGTTGCCCAGGAGGGATGCACGGCAAATATATAACCCCCCGAGTGGTAAATACAGTGCCAGTATTGGAAACTTTGCTTATG AGCAAAGAGGTGGCTTCAGAGGTGGCCGAGGCAGAGGTTTTGGACGAGGAAACAGAAGTCGAGGACGGATTTACTGA
- the prr5l gene encoding LOW QUALITY PROTEIN: proline-rich protein 5-like (The sequence of the model RefSeq protein was modified relative to this genomic sequence to represent the inferred CDS: deleted 2 bases in 1 codon), translating to MMGSFRRPRFMSSPVLSDLARFHASSPSLQLSNASIWNSVQSAVIKVFEGGGLQNNELYSLNESIRWLQRTELGSFITEYFQDQLLNKGLAHILEKIQLHDEGNCLQVLSEMWLKFFTEILPTLQAIFYPVQGQELTVRQMALLGFRDQVLLKLSLENLLHTDSYPPAIVQMLLILQGIHEPSGPSKEYHSLERLVDMVISPYLSNYLYMSHRDSISGSRLENSLESGPHFGQPEITITHFAPESLLTPLVEQEGEAYLERTGGIRRHTVANVHSDIQFLTMTKRTDGSNKSQVTKAKKTAFPRPFSRQLLILDSINYNKVTDMSKHC from the exons ATGATGGGATCTTTTCGTCGTCCTCGCTTTATGAGCTCACCAGTGCTGTCAGACCTGGCTCGCTTTCATGCCAGTTCACCATCTCTGCAACTCTCCAATGCAAGTATCTGGAATAG TGTCCAATCTGCTGTCATCAAAGTATTTGAAGGAGGAGGGTTACAAAACAATGAACTGTACAGTCTGAATGAAAGCATCAG GTGGCTTCAAAGGACAGAACTGGGCTCCTTTATTACAGAATACTTTCAG GATCAGCTCTTGAACAAAGGCCTGGCACATATATTGGAGAAAATTCAGCTTCATGATG AAGGAAACTGTCTCCAGGTTCTGTCTGAGATGTGGCTAAAATTTTTTACAGAGATCTTGCCAACTCTTCAAGCCATATTCTATCCTGTGCAG GGTCAGGAGCTGACTGTGAGACAGATGGCTTTGCTGGGTTTTAGGGACCAGGTCTTGTTAAAGCTTTCTCTGGAGAACCTGCTGCATACCGACTCATACCCTCCAGCTATAGTACAGATGCTGCTCATACTGCAG ggtaTTCATGAGCCTAGTGGCCCTAGTAAAGAATACCACTCTCTAGAACGACTAGTGGATATGGTGATTTCACCTTACTTGAGTAACTACCTCTACATGAGCCACAGGGATTCCatttctg GGTCTCGTTTAGAAAACAGTTTGGAGAGTGGACCTCACTTTGGCCAGCCAGAGATCACAATCACACACTTCGCACCAGAATCACTGCTGACGCCCCTTGTGGAACAGGAAGGCGAGGCATATCTAGAGAGAACCGGTGGGATACGGCGCCACACGGTCGCTAACGTTCATTCAGACATCCAGTTTCTTACCATGACAAAAAGAACTGATGGCAGTAATAAAAGCCAGGTgacaaaagcaaagaaaactgctttcccCAGGCCTTTCTCTCGTCAACTGTTAATCCTGGAC TCAATCAACTACAACAAAGTCACAGATATGTCAAAACACTGCTAA